The sequence below is a genomic window from Chthoniobacterales bacterium.
CTCGCCGTCGAAATAATCGAGAGATTCTCCGCGCAGAAGTCTCCGCTCAGGCGAACGGACCAGCCACTTCTTGCTGTCGGGATAGTAGGCCGATTCGCCGATTGGATTGTCCGCCACGAGGAACATGACCAGGTCTTCGGACCCATCGTTCAGGAACGTGTGCGGTTCTTCCGGCAGGAAAATAAAGGCGTCGCCGCTCTCAATCGGCGTCGTTCCGTCCTTGTGCCGCACGACCCCTTTGCCCGAAAGCACGTAGTAAAACTCCCATTGCGCGCTGTGGGAATGATACGGATACGGAATTTTTCCCGGCGGAACGCGGGTGATCTCGACATCGAACGGATGCCGTTCCATCAAATCGGTCGAAGTGGGCTTTCGTCCCAGCGAGATGGAAATGTTTTTCCCCGCGCCGCCGAACTTGCCACTCGGCGATGCCCAGGTTTCCTCGGTGATGTCGTTGATGTTTACCTTGTTCATATCTGTTCGATTCTATCGGACCCTAAGCCGGCTTGATGTTGCCCTTTTGGCATATTCTCCGAATCAGTAGCGCGGCGATCGAAAAAGCGAGAGCAGGCAACCATACCCACACGAATTCGCTCAAGAGAACAGAAATTCCACGGCCCGAGAAAAAGCTCAGACCCACTGGCGAGACTGAAATGGGAGTTACTGGGAAGAAATACCTGCCGGTATTGAAGGGACTGAAAAACGCGACGCCGAGGCCTCCGTCTGTGAATGCATCGAGGAGTCCATGAGACGCGGCCGCCAGAAAAAGGTAGAGCCATGTCCAACGGCGTTGCATCGATAAATCGGTTCGGCGGGATGCCCAAAGCAGCGCGACGGAAGCCAGCAAAGCAGCAAACAGAATCGAGTGGGTAAGTCCACGATGGCCCAAGAGATCGCCATACTCGATCCCGAACCGGGAGCCGATTACGTCAATATCCGGCGCAATCGACACAGCAACCCCAAGCTCCGTCAAACGCCGCGGCACGGACCGCGCCGGGAAGCCGGCCATTAGCGCCACCGCGACCGCAGCGTGAGAAATTA
It includes:
- a CDS encoding cupin domain-containing protein, encoding MNKVNINDITEETWASPSGKFGGAGKNISISLGRKPTSTDLMERHPFDVEITRVPPGKIPYPYHSHSAQWEFYYVLSGKGVVRHKDGTTPIESGDAFIFLPEEPHTFLNDGSEDLVMFLVADNPIGESAYYPDSKKWLVRSPERRLLRGESLDYFDGEE
- a CDS encoding metal-dependent hydrolase, whose translation is MPTIISHAAVAVALMAGFPARSVPRRLTELGVAVSIAPDIDVIGSRFGIEYGDLLGHRGLTHSILFAALLASVALLWASRRTDLSMQRRWTWLYLFLAAASHGLLDAFTDGGLGVAFFSPFNTGRYFFPVTPISVSPVGLSFFSGRGISVLLSEFVWVWLPALAFSIAALLIRRICQKGNIKPA